gtccggccggaaaacggctttcaaaaacagcgcacagctctccagctcttcatgagtctcttccgtgtgctcttgcttacttcaaaaatactgtgcgcactttgaaaatgagagcgccgctGCCAccaactgagtggatgtgcaagtacactttattctagtacggcaaaaaaaaaaaaaaaaaaaacatgctccccgaggtcacacgcgccacccctggcatcgctctacgcccccctgggggggcgcgccccactatttgagaagtactgggctaactgaaccgttgcacccctagtatatatatttagATTTTGGGTTGTGCATGCTTTGTTTttcatttatgtgtttattaaaTTCAAGCAGGTTTCAATATTCATTTTAGACGCTGCAACTCAGTTAACCAATGAATCAGAATTTAAaaccattttatatttttaataaaaaatatagttGAATAATGTCTCTAAACGATCATTATCAACATTATTGGTGATTGATTTTtgcacccttaatttatttacacacatCTAGAACATTTTAGGCTGTGATGACTTAATTCAGGCCTGTGTATTGATGAAGATGTGCAGTTTGGTGTTCAGAATGTCTTTGCTTGGCTGTGGTCATTTCGTGACCGAGCGTAGTTGTCCACGCATCGAAGATGTTGTTTTTGTCGTCGCAGTTTGGAAAAGGCATCTACTTTGCCGACATGTCGTCCAAGAGTGCCAACTACTGTTTCGCGAGTGACCACAACCGTGTCGGACTACTGCTGCTCTGCGAGGTATCATATCACAGTGACCAACCTTCTTTTCCCGTGTCTGTATGACCATTTGCTGATGCGTGTATGTACAGGTCGCGCTTGGAAACAGTAATGAGCTGCTGAACGCGGATTACCACGCCAACAACCTGCCGGAGGGCAAACACAGCACCAAGGGCATTGGGCGGACTGGACCAGACCCTCAAAATTTTGTCACACTGTAAGTATTGAAGTTTGTTCAACACttgtaaaaaatgaatacagtataccattcgttgtcatttttcagtAACGGCATAACGGTGCCGATGGGTCCAGGTGTGAAAATCACGCCCAGTGTGGCTTCATCGCTCCTTTACAACGAGTACATCGTGTACAACCCAGCCCAAACACGCATGCGCTATCTGCTGAGGGTCCACTtcaattacgatgatgattgtaattggtGATCGCAACACTTACATTAATGTGTCTTTACTTGTATTGGAACATCTTACTGCTGCtaattgatgtgcctcacaagaaGGAATTTCTCAGTGAATTCAGCTTTTATCGTCTATTAACAACATGAAAATGTGCACATGAAATATGATTTACTGTAGATAGATATTAAAGTTGGGAAAAGTTTTTGAACAATTCCGGTCAATTcttttacataaaaaaattgaacagtATTTGTAGAATTATAGCCATAGGCTTCATACCCTTCTCCAGAACGCCTGACATTAATATATATGCATATGTAAAACtggagtaggcctgaacgatattggaaaaaaattattgtgatttttggggggtttgcgatattaaatattgaagaattttcaccagataacttgaatacctctgtttgggataggcctgaaTGATAATGGAAGaaattaacattgcgatatatACACTATATTGCgaaggctccacacttactttttgcattggttgtacTAGTGCGCCTAACTTTTTCCTTAAGGTGCACCAAATTGTAGGCGcatccacatttttcattgcatcacctttaatgccatacttttcatcactctccataacattcatatacCGTGATTAATTAATTCAACTTCCTTACAAGTGTCGCAGGGGTGCTGGTCACAGCTAACTGCAGGCagaaggcggggtacacccttaaCTTGTTGCAGGACATATATAGACACtcaaccattcatgcacacactcacatCTATGGACAATTTGGGATGTTCAATTAGCAGGAACCCTCAGAAAACCCAAGATGGCattgaacatgcaaactccacacaaggAGGCCAGAGAGGATTGAATCCACGatcccagaactgtgaggtgaacgtgctaaccactgttcCACCGTGCAGCCTTcagaatgtgattttttttttaacacaaataaCTTGAAAAAattcttgtctttattaaatgcttcatcggGTGAGTCCTCTCAGCCTCCACACCTCCGTCCTGCTAAGGAGTGTtgacgatgttcaaacgatagatTGTTCAGGCCTAAACTGGAGGATTAGTCGTTAAATATAAGATAAAACTAACGTACAGTGTACTtttcaaaaattattttataCTAATTTCAGGCATTTAGATAAAAAATGGATTTCTAGCCAAAATTAAGGACATGtagttaaaaatgcattaaagtaACAAAaccagtaaaagaaaaaaaaaactgtcataagGAGGGAATACTGTAGAGGTCGGAAGGGTTTTTCAGTACCGATACCGATTATTTGTGtaaaaaaagtgtaaaaattggtggaaaaaatgaataatgcaaacactgaacttcattgaaaagcctaaagcatgtttattgaatcacacaaatagaaaataatagctccagaagtgcctgaatgtcctagactcagaaacatctcttataaagttgaaaaaaaggttaaatataTAGCTCTCTGAAAACTTTCCACAGAAAATATATAACCACGAATATAAAAACAGGTCTCATGGACACACTAATCATAGAAATGACAAATATACaacccagttttaaattgatttttttcatatcggtTGGTCGGatttatggagaaaaaaaaaggctgacaCCTAGATTTGTCAAATTTCCTAATATCGCCGCTAATAATCGGTCTATCTCTAGAATACAGTATTCCTTCATCAACACCACAGAACATCTGCCTGTGGTGCCTTCAAGAAGACTTAATTTCTGTGAAGAAGCATCCAGAAAGGAACAGAAGTGAATGAGATGCGAGGGGTGTGTGACCATTGTTTCAGTGTTTCCCCATCAGGTAAATAAAGATGAGCATGATATCCAAGTAGATCATCAGAGCGGCGGTGACATACTCCTCTGGGTCCAGGCGGTAACTCAGCACGCCCATCATCAATTGGCAATCCACCATCAGGAACTGAAGGAGGAAAAGAATGTTTTCATGTGACAATTCCAAACCATTCCAAGCACTCATTTGAAACTAATCAAGGCTTGAGACCATCACCTGAAACCCTTTACAGAGTGAAATCTTAACACAGGATTAAGACCTTTATAGCCAAACACTTACAGTATATGAAAACCTTACACTAAAAATCTACAGCCTTGAAAACTTAAtcataaaccctaaccctagttTGAAAGTGTAACCTAGGTTTTAAATCTGAATTGCAGGCCAACCCTGGTTTAAAACCTGAATTTGAAACCATAACACTTGCTTCGAAACCTAATTACACTGTAAAAATAATACGTCAACCTATTTCAATTGCATTAGCAAATTATTGCCGAAAACTCACAATTTTAGGTAAACAGAACTTATGCGAAGTAGCGAATAATCAAATAACAACTTACCACGGAAAACATAAACATTTAAGTAGTGCAAACTTACAATCTTAATTAGCACctattgaaagtttttttttttccaatgtagatGGCCTGAGGATTCTCCAGAGCTTCAGAGACACTTTAAATTTGTATTCTTAACTCTCCCACCTTATCTTGAAATTGTAATACTGTACAAGTTTGAAACATTTATTTGAAATCTTTACTCTTATCTTCAAAGTTTAACTTGAAAAACTAACCAGTTTAAAACCCAAATCTAGGCTTTAAACCTGATTCCTAGAAACCATCACCCATCTTGAAATTTCAAAGAATTTAATGAGGAACCTGCATAGACTTCacgatcagttgacgagacagctcctacagacattgagcCACGGCTTCTCGTAGagggccgggccaggcagagcatcgtggcagctttcactgcgaCAAACTCAAACGCGCTGTGttctaacaccggatttaggtggagacAGGACGAAAATTTTAGtgtagtgcatacaagcaggcaggagtgtcttgattgatttggtcaaggattcattCAAGGTAATtgctatataaaatagcaccatgcatgcgctttgaaacgtgaaaaaaaattagaaaaatcTGCATAACTTTAGCTTGAGATTTTTAGgtcaaatgaatgataactgtctgtttttttgcttttaaccaaggatcgactgttttacgttcatatctatagagatCCAGggttttacgcatttatttccaagaatttttaacttaaaaaaactctttgttttgatggccgccatgttggattttgtatccatacacaatagcgtaactttacattcaaacaatCAGGTAAAttttggccaactgcccgttttttgggggggcaaaaaaaagaaaaagctaataatttagacaCATCGGTGTCTATACAAATAAATCGgcttttacatgttttatttcatgtaacatttcaatctaaaaacgacgagggccataTAGCTGGCAAGGTGTGCTGAGGCAATattgacatcggaattcaacctaaagcaaaatttgcttttgttgaggaaAAATTAAGGGGATTCTGCATGctgtcctcaagtattaagtttctgatgtgaaaatcgagtgatttattagctgttggaaACTAagtcaaaattttattttaaaaaaagttgcaatttcGAGCAAAAACGtacatgatatgttaaatattgctatcgaTCCTGAAATTATGGTGATTATCTCTACATTTGGTGatgtttgtgcatctagcgataaaatctgagaattttatagccatttcaaattttgttatacttttataaaaaaataacatatgggattttattagggaatgactttgaagtttttgatgccactgcttatggagactcatatatgcctaagggaggtgcctgttttggtattAGGTCGCGAGCAGCTTTGGtttagaaaatatttgaattttaagttttggaaaataggccccctacagagCGGCCCCgcgtttcccgtcaactgatagtgaagtctgtgGGACCTGTTACCAACATCCCCAAGGGGCCACTGTGCTTTTTCAATATGACCCGCATTACAAAGATAGCGCAGAAGTTGTGCAGATAAAATAGAGAGAAGGCAGGTGTTGGCGGAGTTGCGCTGGAGCGCCGTGTTGAGTGGCTGTAAGtccacagtttttttttgtttgttcataAAAAGTCTCCACTGTAAGAGCCATCCGTCGCATCCATGTGGTTTTATACACCTCGCCGGAGTCGCCGTCCCCTTGAAGGAAGAAGTGGACCGAGGGATGACGAATGAGCCGCAAGAATCACCAGTCCAGTCCCTACTATGGTTCGGGGTTGAGAGCACCCCTGTACCAAACAGTCAAATTGGTAACAAATCCAAAGACTCTAACTTTTTGGTCTCACCACTTTGCTGAACCGTGTCGCAACGGATCATAACTTAAATTGAAACCCTAATACAGGCTTGACACCCTTCTTTGATCAACAAAGTCATTAGTTCTTACCAATGAGTACAGCAGAGCGCCCAAACAGCCGTAGACGACCTGAGTGATGTACAAGTAGTAAAAGCCACTGAAAATGCCGAACATCAACAAGTCCACCACCATGATGAGCAGCAGACCGTAGCAGCAGGAAAATTCATAGCGCGTCTGCAGGAGGGATCAATCCCATTAAAAGACAACTCTCCTCAGAAAAGCACAGATATGGGTCAATAGATCAGTTAAAACCTTACCTGTGCGGAGAAGGCAATAATTGTGAGGGAAATGGCCAAGGTGGTCGCCATGGTGATGATGACAGCACGGGTATCATGGTAGGATGCCATGGTGCCCACCACGTATGACAGACTTATTGTCACAATGGCCTGAGGACGCCAAAAAGGAAACAGACTTGAACCTTGGTTTGAGACCTTAACTCACAGTTCAGAACCAAATTTGAAACTTTAACGCTGTCTTGAAACCCTTAGTTTCTACAGAATAGAACCCTCAATGGCACCAGAAAAGGATAAGAGGATTTAGAGTTGATTCCTGTGGAAAGCCGCGATATACAGTACATCAATAGAAAAAATAGTCAACATTTGGGGGTGAACCCACCAGACCAATGAGATTCCAGGGGTGTTTCCGTCGGAGGGACTTTGCACAGTTGAGTGCAATGCTGACAATGGCAAAGATGAGGAAGGAGCTGACGTATATCCAAATGTTCTTCTGTACTACCCTTTTAACAACTGGCGAGAATGTGAAAACACATACCACGCTGAACGTGAACACCAGCTGAAGGGTCAGGATGGAAAACACCTGCAGAGAGACACCCATTCAATCAAATGagtcatttatatatatttttatcgtCATTTCCGAGGTATGAtgcatttttttctacaaatgtcatttaaaaatgacaaGGACATTCGACACTGTTGattacaacatactactcagcagattggaacagtgggtagggcttaccgaCACTGTTCTACAGTGgctcacatcttatttacatgatagggatttctttgtgtcagtcagaacgaaccaaattcacgtgttgagtccctcaagggtcaattcttggaccactcttatttaacatctatatgcttcccctagctcagattatggaacagtatgacatctcctatcacacctatgcagatgacacaactctacatttcagTGTCCCCACATGGTTATTGTCTCtttgtctccctgagtaaatgcattcatcaaatcaatgaatggatgtgccagaattttctccagttaaatgtggagaagatagaagtgatcatttttgggccaaaaaaggaaaggtcaaagataagcaggcaccttagcacaatgtcacttacagctacaaatcaagtcagaaacattGGCATAATTATtgattcagacctaaaatttgatagccatcgtctgtcactaaatctgcttattaccacctaaaaatataaccagaattaaggggcttctgactcaacaagacatggaaaaacttatgcatgcattcattttcagcagattggactgttGCAACGgtgtatttacaggtcttgataaaaaatcagtcaggaagcggcagctagtacagaatgctgcagccagagtcctcacaaatacagggaaactggaccacattgcaccggttttgaaatcgttacactagcttccagtaagtcaaaggatagactataaaatactactgctcgtctacaaaactctCAATGGCCTTAgatcaaaatacatgcttgatttgttagattcctatgaaacatctagacccctaaggtcgtctggaaccggtcacctgtatgttccaagaacaagaaccaagcagggtgaggcagcatttagttattatgctcctcacctctggaacaagttgcccgaaggtctgaagtatgctcaaactgttagctcctttaaatcagggctaaaaacgcttttgttttgcactgcatatccataactgtctatattcattcattttctatttcaatctatttgctttctattcctcttgtacttatctccattgcttatTTCAactactagtagtagtagtacagtatttgtttttatttatttatttagtgtatttatttattttattttatttttctattcgtgattaaatgtgatttttatgtatagttttatttcctgtttcgattgtctttgtttttaccttctattgattttaatgtgatttttatgatcttcatgtgacgtaaagcactttgaattgcgttgtgttgaattgtgctatagcctataaataaatttgccttgcctaaaaaacTAATATGTGTGTTATATATTGGTGTAACGTTGTTGAATTGTATAGACATATACCCATGTATTACTAACCTTGCGAACAAAAGCCCTCCTGACCGTCTTATCGTCGAAAGCTGACGTCTCAGCGAGCGGGGGATCCTCCGACTGACCCTCCGCTTTGGTTTCAGGGGATGATTGATCGCCTTCCTCTACATCACATCCTGTTGTTTCACCTTTAGGTTCGCCATCATTCAGCAAATCTTGAGAGTAGGGCGGCGGTTCTTGCTGCACTGGTTCTTCGTACGGCGGTGGTGGCACTTGTTGTATGGACATGTCGGAAGCCGAGGGCTCAAACATGGTCTCTCCGTGTTCTGACATACTTTTgttaaaagagacaaaaagacaTCTGAAGATTCAAACTCAAGTTGCCTAACTTGCTTTTGCTGTTTGGACAAATTGTGGCTACGCGCCCACCCCACATTTAGTATTGATGGTCAATCTTTACGAAATAAACCTAAATATGATAAAATCCTAGTTCTGAAATGTTTTGAAGTTCCTCCCAAAATGAATCATCACTTGATGCCCACACATCATGCCATTCATCTTCTGTGAATTCGCATACTGTACATCTGGCAGCCACGGACATTGAGTGCTTTTTTGGAACGGGGTTATGCGCTGAACTGGCCGACTCTGAGGCTTTTTGTTGGCTAAGATGATGTGGATATCGTGGAAAGATGTCCTTAGTCGATGGAAATAAGATATAGGGGGGGAAAATCATCTAAAACCCCTCACGTCTATTAAGCCGACACTCTGCCTAGAAGGCAGCACCAAGCGCAGAGGGTGTAGGTCTGGGAAAAACACTAAATTTGAAGTGATAGATAAAGACAGGAACGGTTTTGTCATTCGTCTAAAATTGTTGTTATCCACAACAACTGCACCTCTGCATTTATAATCTGTATTTGTATGACTTGGTGGGCCTCAGcaacgattattttagtagttgattcatCGAtgtactagttagttcgaataatcaagtaatcggataaggagactaaaaatttaactgaactcaaGCTGAGtctcaaactgtataaaaataataaatgaggctAAGTACGACAAAACAATTGCCTAACTAACAtaccaaaagtctgctagcttaaatgctataaaatgctaactttttttttatttttacaatgctcttaacaaatggttcaaacacatattcccacaaaaacggccaaatatacctatcagctaaattacgaatgctttaaaaaaaacatcagctcaaacaaaacttagtttatgttggtcttaacagggagcagcgggattcagccatgtggagTGAGTTATataatattcactgttgccactacagggcagtgtatccacccaaatcaacaaaactaaatacaaacaatttcaaaacaaaccatgagaacaacactttaattaaacgaatacacaaagcagcaaaattaatttgaattttttttctaatagaattactcgagttaatcgattaattgttgcagcactactgtcAATCTCCATAAGGGTCTGAATCTGGTAAATTTCTGGTTCTGATAAACATGTTTGAACTCAGCTGATGCTGCCTGAAATGCCTTATCTGTCTTCAGATGTCCTGAGATGAGTGGCCGTATGCTAAAGGTGAAGTAAGCAGGTACTTGTATCAAAAGGCATGTTGGTATGTCACATTGTCAAAGATTTTCAAAAGCTATTGTTTGCAAATCAGTTTAAATTACAAAACTGATTGCAATCAAATCACAAACCACTTAGATGACAATCTGCATCCATGTCACATACAAGTTTTGAGCAATCTAATTaatgaaactgaaaaaaattgaaatttcgTGCAGGGTCACTGTTAAAAATAAGGAGGATGTGAAAGCAACCTTAACAACCTTAAGCTTGGGGTAGGTCACCAGGGTTTCCAAACCTTAAGAATCCCCTTATAAGTATACATAGAAATTTTTAAACTGAAaatgtgacatttttgtttAGGGACCAAGAGGTGCAGGTACAACgtgcaaaaaaaattttaaattttgtacGAGTATTACAGTTCCTAGTAAAGACATGATCCATTTACTTCCCTAGGAACTCAAACTAACCTATTTACTTTGCATTTAgtctctaatcttttttttttttttttttttttttttttttttttgtgaactcTCTGCTCCAATTTCCTGATTTGCAATGGtgcatttgtattttattaggaTCCCTATTAGCTGATGAACTCTTCCTGGGgtccacacaaaacaaaaaacagacaagacatCAACATACCAATCAACATAGGCTATATATAAAAGAATGAAAAGAATAAATTCTTATCTTGAAAATTCACACGCTAAAACAGACATAATTCAACATACTAACAGCAAAAAAATAGAAAGATAGTAAGGTGGTAAATAAACACTATAAAAAGTAACATGTAACTGAACAACAACAAAGGGGATTTCTATACAATTTTCATTGGAGGTCAAATACAGTTGGGTTGACTGTAAAATACTGCTTTATTTGGTTTTATGAAACTAACTTTGGGTTTTTAAACTTTGGTCTGGGGGGGCATTCCATTCCACCATAGCTCTGCATAATACTTTACGTTGTTTTGAGTTCGTTTTCATGATAGGTATAGTATAATTACCGCTATAGCATGTACATACAGTACTTCTTAAAAGTTTTAGTGTATCATAATTAACCCCATAGAAGTACTGTTTGCAATACTTCCTCTTCTGTTTTTCCGGGAAAGTTGTGGAGTATAAAACGGGaatacgaggggcattcaaaaagtaatgcactcaagtgcattgctcatataggattttaccaatcttgtttgtatttggcacaaacatgataggacacacctttttgcgattgcTATATGTGTTTtacttattttcagatttttaaagcttaaacgagcttccaaaatggctgcccctcttgaagctcgtcagaaacaaggagctgtaatcgaattccttgttgcacagggagaaacccctctgaggaTTCACAACCGGCT
The DNA window shown above is from Corythoichthys intestinalis isolate RoL2023-P3 chromosome 14, ASM3026506v1, whole genome shotgun sequence and carries:
- the si:ch211-284o19.8 gene encoding protein lifeguard 1; this encodes MSEHGETMFEPSASDMSIQQVPPPPYEEPVQQEPPPYSQDLLNDGEPKGETTGCDVEEGDQSSPETKAEGQSEDPPLAETSAFDDKTVRRAFVRKVFSILTLQLVFTFSVVCVFTFSPVVKRVVQKNIWIYVSSFLIFAIVSIALNCAKSLRRKHPWNLIGLAIVTISLSYVVGTMASYHDTRAVIITMATTLAISLTIIAFSAQTRYEFSCCYGLLLIMVVDLLMFGIFSGFYYLYITQVVYGCLGALLYSLFLMVDCQLMMGVLSYRLDPEEYVTAALMIYLDIMLIFIYLMGKH